The region AATTTTAGCATAGGTACTCAGTAAAAGACAGAGTCTAAAAATCTTGGATCAACACTGCTTCTGAAATTTATTTCTATCCGATAGATTTTGATTCCTCTTCTTCTTTCCTTAAACTAAAACCAAAAAGACATGCTGATAGGATATACAGCACGTCTTTTTGGTTTACTTATTATTCTAAAATCTTACTTATTTTTCAGCTAATTTTCTTTCTTGTTCTACAGCTGCTTGCGCTAATATGTTCAAGTAATTCCATGGACGGTCAAAATGAGGTTGGAAGAAGAAATCAACATAAGCTAAATCTTCAATTGTCATTTTGTTTTGAATAGCCAAAGATAATGTATTTGCAGATTGTGTTACATCATATTTAGACATGATTTGTCCACCAACAATTCGTGTTGTGCCTACTTCGTATACTAATTGCATCAATACTTCTTCAGTTGTCGGCATAAATTCTGGGCGGTAATTATCTTTAACTAAAACAGAACGGACCTCTAAATCAAAGTGTGGTGCACCACTTGTTGTAACACCTGTTGAACCGATATTATATCCAAACAAATACAAACCTGAAGTAGATTGTGTTCCTCTGTATTTAACTTTTGGTTCTACAATGTTTTTCCCAACTAAGGTTCCCATACGAACCGCATTTGTAGCTAACGGAATGTATGCATGCCCGCCATTTGGATTATAATTAACTGCACAACTATCTCCAGCAGCATAAATATCTGGGTTGCTCGTTCTCATATAATCGTCAACAATGATTGCGCCATTTGGCAGCATATCTACTTTGTCTTTCAACAAATCATTATTTGGACGGAAACCTACACACATAATCACTAAATCGGCTTCATATTCCCCTTGGGCAGTCAATACGGATGTTACTTCTCCCGCTTCGTTAGCAGTAAATCCATTAACCGCTTGGTTTAAAGCTAATTTCACTCCGCGTTCTTGCAAGTCATTTTCAAGCACATCTGTAAACTCTTTATCTAAATATTTATTTAAGATGCGATCCAGACCGTCAATCAGAGTGACTTCTTTACCAGATTCAGCAAATGCTTCTACTAATTCGATTCCAATATAACCGCCGCCCACAATTGTGATTTTTTTAGCATCAGTTGCTTGAGCAATTAATTCATTTGCTTGGTTATAATTTTTACACAAAAGGATTTTTTTATAATCAATTCCAGGAATTGGAGGAATGATTGGCCAAGACCCTGTAGTATTGACTAGCTTATCATACGATTCTTCAAAAATATCTCCTGTTTTCATATCTTCCACAATAACTTTTTTAGCATCTGTATCAATTTCTTTTACATTGTGTTCCATTTTAACTTTGGCACCCATGGATGCTAGTTCTTCAGGGTTGGAATAAAACAATCCTGCTGGATCTTTCACAACACCGCCAACGTATAAAGCGATTCCGCATGATAAAAATGAAATATTGTCATTACGTTCGAAAACGGCTACTTCTGCTTCTGGATTTTCATTTAGGATGGTTTTAACCGCTGATGTACCTGCATGCGTACAGCCAATTACTACTACTTTCATCTTGTATTTCCCCCTATTAGAATCTTATTATTGATTGATTCTCTTATTTATAATATTTACTAGCAGCTGGTGCTTTTCTTCACTAACTACTAGTACACTATATCACAAACTCTAGAAATGTCAAAACATTATGAAGGATTTCACTATTTTTTTTCAAGTTGTACGCTTTGATGCTTCTTTTTAATATTGTACATGTCCTTTAGATACATGACTATTGTCTTAACTACTGCGTAGAAAGGAACACCTAATATCATGCCTAAAAGTCCTGCTAGTTTTCCGGCTACTAACAAAATAACAATAATCGTTAAAGGATGAATTGCAAGAGTTTTCCCAATGACATTTGGAGAAATGAAGTTCCCATCTATTTGTTGAACGACTAAGACAACCAATACGACTAATAATGCTTTTGTAGGAGAAATCGTCAAACCAATAATGACTGCTGGTGCTAACCCAATATAAGGCCCAACATACGGTATAATATTCGTCACTCCTGCAATAAAGCCTAATAATAGAGCATAAGGCATACTGATAATCAAATAACCGATAAATGTAAACATCCCCACTAGTAAACAAACTAAAGCTTGTCCGCTGATATAAGAAGCAATCGTATTATTCATTTGTCCAAACAATTCAATCATTTGTCCTCGATATTCTTTTGGAAAAAACTTAGCTACTGCTGGACGAAAATGCTGTCCATCTTTAAACATATAAAACAAAATAATGGGAGCAGTAAAAACAACGATTGTTGCATTTGCTACAGCTCCGAAAATAGATCCCACGCTGTTTGTAATTCCAGAAAAAACAGTGTTGGCTATATTGCTGATAGACAAATCCATTTTATTCACAGAGTTTTCTAAGTCAAAGTCAGCTAACCAAGGCTGCTGTATAATGCTTTTAGAAAAACTTTCTAATGATTCCATAAAACTCGGAATATTTTTTACTAATTGTCCAACTTGGTCAACTAAAGTGGGAACGACTAAAACACCTAAAAATACTAACAATCCTAAAAACAACAGTAAAATAATCAGAATACCGTACTTTCTTTGTATCTTTAATTTTTCAAGTAAATTAATTAAAGGATTTAGTAAATAATATAAAAAACCTGCCACTAATATCGGAGTAAATAATGTAGTGACAAAGGTGATCAGCGGCTGGAAGACAAAATTGATTTTCATTGACATATAAATCAACGTCGCAATAACTAGCAGCCAAGTTGACCAAAACATCAACTTCGATTTTCTAAAATAGTCCATTTTCATCTTCCTCTCTTTCTACTCAAACATATCCTGCAGTAAATAGTTCCATACTAATTGTTCCGTTGCTTTGATTGACGATTCATGTGTGCGTTCATAAGCATGACTAGCATCAATTCCTGCTCCAACTAAAGCGTGACGCACATCTGCTCCTGCTTTCATAGCAGCTGAAGCATCGCTTCCATAATAAGGATAAATATCTAATTGGTAAGGAATATGGTTGTCTTCACATAATTTCGTCAGTTGTTTTCTCAGTTGATAATGGTAAGGACCACTTCCATCTTTTACACATATGGAAACTGAGTATTCATCTGTCTGTTGATCATCTCCTATGGCTCCCATATCAACAGCTAAGTATTCTGTAACTTTTTCTGATATATTAGAATTTCCTCCATATCCGATCTCTTCATTATTTGAGATAAGAAAGTGAGTAGTGTATGGCAATTCTATGTTATCTTCAACTAATTTTTCTAAAAGATTCAACAAAATGGCTACACTT is a window of Carnobacterium mobile DSM 4848 DNA encoding:
- a CDS encoding AI-2E family transporter; the protein is MDYFRKSKLMFWSTWLLVIATLIYMSMKINFVFQPLITFVTTLFTPILVAGFLYYLLNPLINLLEKLKIQRKYGILIILLLFLGLLVFLGVLVVPTLVDQVGQLVKNIPSFMESLESFSKSIIQQPWLADFDLENSVNKMDLSISNIANTVFSGITNSVGSIFGAVANATIVVFTAPIILFYMFKDGQHFRPAVAKFFPKEYRGQMIELFGQMNNTIASYISGQALVCLLVGMFTFIGYLIISMPYALLLGFIAGVTNIIPYVGPYIGLAPAVIIGLTISPTKALLVVLVVLVVQQIDGNFISPNVIGKTLAIHPLTIIVILLVAGKLAGLLGMILGVPFYAVVKTIVMYLKDMYNIKKKHQSVQLEKK
- a CDS encoding FAD-dependent oxidoreductase, with amino-acid sequence MKVVVIGCTHAGTSAVKTILNENPEAEVAVFERNDNISFLSCGIALYVGGVVKDPAGLFYSNPEELASMGAKVKMEHNVKEIDTDAKKVIVEDMKTGDIFEESYDKLVNTTGSWPIIPPIPGIDYKKILLCKNYNQANELIAQATDAKKITIVGGGYIGIELVEAFAESGKEVTLIDGLDRILNKYLDKEFTDVLENDLQERGVKLALNQAVNGFTANEAGEVTSVLTAQGEYEADLVIMCVGFRPNNDLLKDKVDMLPNGAIIVDDYMRTSNPDIYAAGDSCAVNYNPNGGHAYIPLATNAVRMGTLVGKNIVEPKVKYRGTQSTSGLYLFGYNIGSTGVTTSGAPHFDLEVRSVLVKDNYRPEFMPTTEEVLMQLVYEVGTTRIVGGQIMSKYDVTQSANTLSLAIQNKMTIEDLAYVDFFFQPHFDRPWNYLNILAQAAVEQERKLAEK